The following are encoded together in the Echinicola jeungdonensis genome:
- the gap gene encoding type I glyceraldehyde-3-phosphate dehydrogenase → MTKLRVAINGFGRIGKLTFKLLLEKKNIEVVAINDLMDTNTLVHLLKYDSIHGKFEAPIQVLEDQITVKGQKVRMYSQKDPADLPWKSLDVDLVIEATGRFTHREGAERHLVAGAKRVIISAPAQSKDIPTVVLGVNEGILSGEETIISNASCTTNCLAPMVKILDDAYGVDKAFISTVHAYTADQNIQDAPHRDLRRARAASCSIIPTTTNAAKAVELVLPHLSGKLHAMAYRVPVPDGSLTELNVVLQQETNLQEIKKLFKSASKESMQGILAYTEDPIVSSDIIGNPYSCIFDSDLTVVQGNFVKIIGWYDNESGYSNRMLDLIQKLIQIKSPKSTHFRAH, encoded by the coding sequence ATGACAAAATTAAGGGTAGCCATTAATGGATTTGGACGGATTGGCAAATTGACTTTTAAATTATTATTAGAAAAGAAAAATATAGAAGTGGTTGCTATTAATGACCTGATGGATACCAACACCTTGGTGCATTTGCTCAAATACGATTCTATCCATGGAAAATTTGAAGCCCCAATACAGGTCTTGGAAGACCAAATCACGGTCAAAGGCCAAAAGGTCCGCATGTATAGTCAAAAAGATCCAGCTGACTTGCCCTGGAAATCCCTTGATGTGGATTTGGTCATTGAAGCTACTGGGAGATTTACCCACCGGGAAGGGGCCGAAAGACACTTGGTAGCCGGTGCTAAAAGGGTGATCATCTCAGCACCTGCCCAAAGCAAGGATATCCCTACCGTTGTTCTGGGTGTGAATGAAGGAATCCTCTCTGGCGAAGAAACAATTATTTCCAATGCCTCCTGCACGACCAATTGCCTGGCTCCAATGGTCAAAATTTTGGACGATGCCTATGGTGTGGATAAGGCATTTATTTCCACAGTCCACGCTTATACAGCCGATCAAAATATTCAAGATGCCCCACACCGTGATCTAAGAAGAGCAAGGGCAGCTTCCTGTTCTATCATTCCCACCACAACCAATGCTGCCAAAGCGGTAGAATTGGTCCTCCCCCACCTTTCAGGAAAACTCCATGCCATGGCTTATCGTGTTCCAGTTCCTGATGGGTCATTGACCGAATTAAATGTAGTTCTCCAGCAGGAAACCAACCTACAGGAAATCAAAAAACTCTTTAAAAGTGCTTCAAAAGAATCAATGCAGGGAATTTTAGCCTATACCGAGGATCCTATTGTTTCTTCCGACATTATCGGAAATCCGTATTCCTGCATATTTGATTCAGACTTAACAGTAGTTCAAGGAAACTTTGTGAAAATTATTGGTTGGTACGATAATGAATCCGGATATTCCAACAGGATGTTGGATCTCATCCAAAAATTAATCCAGATAAAATCTCCAAAAAGCACCCACTTTAGGGCCCATTAA
- a CDS encoding YdeI/OmpD-associated family protein, with translation MEIPEELQVLLEQDREENNYFQGLTKGRQKNLIFIVSKFKSTHNPLNIYKALANVEHLKQVKMELDFKKLMEMIKYYNYLQGL, from the coding sequence ATGGAAATACCAGAAGAATTGCAGGTATTGCTGGAACAAGACCGAGAAGAGAATAATTATTTCCAAGGGTTAACTAAGGGAAGGCAAAAGAACTTAATTTTTATTGTCAGCAAATTCAAAAGCACCCATAACCCACTTAATATTTATAAAGCCTTGGCGAATGTTGAACATCTCAAACAGGTGAAAATGGAATTAGATTTCAAAAAATTAATGGAAATGATTAAATATTATAATTACCTACAAGGATTATAA
- a CDS encoding cation diffusion facilitator family transporter, protein MSEHHHPKKNIQLAFFLNLGFTILEFIGGFYTNSIAIISDALHDLGDSISLGISWYLARKSTQKATSTFTFGFKRFSLLGALINSLILIVGGVFIIKEAIQRLITPEFSDAKGMLIFALIGVAVNGYAAYKLSHGKTLNEKVVSWHLLEDVLGWVAVLLGALVLLIVKTPYVDPALSLGISLFILWNVFKRLKDTIYVFLQASPKEINEEEIMEELQKIPHVESLHHIHIWSLDGEKHVFTAHIKLKHIQQLKEVIDVKNSVKKVLKGYPFSHHTIEVELPEEICPLDPEMENSNKNY, encoded by the coding sequence ATGTCAGAACATCATCATCCCAAAAAAAACATCCAATTGGCATTTTTCCTCAATTTGGGGTTTACGATTTTGGAATTTATTGGGGGATTTTACACCAATAGTATCGCCATTATATCAGATGCGTTGCATGATTTAGGGGACAGCATTTCTTTAGGGATTTCATGGTATTTAGCCAGAAAATCGACCCAAAAAGCCACTAGTACTTTTACCTTTGGCTTTAAAAGATTTTCTCTGTTAGGTGCCCTGATCAACAGCCTGATCCTAATTGTAGGAGGTGTTTTTATTATCAAGGAAGCCATCCAAAGGTTAATTACCCCGGAATTTTCCGACGCAAAAGGCATGTTGATATTTGCCCTTATTGGGGTAGCAGTTAATGGATATGCTGCCTACAAGCTCAGCCATGGTAAGACCTTGAATGAAAAAGTGGTATCCTGGCATTTATTGGAAGATGTACTTGGCTGGGTAGCAGTTCTTTTAGGGGCTTTGGTTTTACTGATTGTCAAAACCCCATATGTGGATCCGGCTTTGTCCTTAGGTATTTCCCTGTTTATCCTTTGGAATGTATTTAAAAGATTAAAAGACACCATTTATGTATTTCTCCAGGCAAGCCCCAAGGAAATCAATGAGGAAGAAATCATGGAGGAATTACAAAAAATCCCACATGTGGAATCCCTTCACCATATTCATATTTGGTCATTGGATGGGGAAAAACATGTCTTTACTGCCCACATCAAGCTAAAACATATCCAACAATTGAAAGAGGTCATTGATGTAAAAAATAGTGTAAAAAAAGTCCTCAAAGGATACCCTTTTTCACACCATACGATTGAAGTGGAATTACCGGAAGAAATTTGTCCTTTAGATCCAGAAATGGAAAATTCAAATAAAAATTATTGA
- a CDS encoding AraC family transcriptional regulator, with product MKAKLLERKSPFDRSFTVAKHSYSNFLDVWHYHSELELVYIIKSTGTRFIGNNIQKFKEGDLILIGENLPHLWQNDPEYFEKKNELHAEAYSIHFNQNFAGKSFLQMPELTPLRRLMDRAKQGINFKGEIRGKAVTLLEKMDQAKGLDKLVMLLELLGTLSQETKYELLSNEGFTFPLHNSGDDRVDKVYSFTFNNFKRNISLEEVANLVHLNPTAFCRYFKKATQKPYSRFLNEIRIGFACKLLMEEKRNISEVGFECGFNNLSNFNRQFKNVMDISPSEYVKKHKIHQ from the coding sequence ATGAAAGCAAAATTACTTGAAAGAAAAAGTCCTTTTGACCGGTCATTTACAGTAGCCAAACATTCATATTCTAACTTTTTGGATGTCTGGCATTATCACAGCGAACTGGAGTTAGTTTATATTATAAAAAGCACTGGTACACGTTTTATCGGAAATAATATCCAAAAGTTTAAGGAAGGTGATTTGATATTAATTGGGGAAAACCTGCCTCATCTCTGGCAAAATGACCCCGAATACTTTGAAAAAAAAAATGAGTTGCATGCTGAAGCTTACAGCATTCATTTTAACCAAAATTTTGCTGGGAAATCCTTCCTACAAATGCCTGAGTTAACCCCATTGCGAAGATTAATGGACCGGGCCAAACAAGGGATAAATTTCAAAGGAGAAATAAGGGGAAAAGCTGTAACTCTCCTTGAGAAAATGGATCAGGCCAAGGGACTTGACAAGTTAGTCATGTTATTGGAGCTTCTGGGTACACTTTCTCAGGAGACAAAATATGAGCTGTTAAGCAATGAAGGCTTCACCTTCCCGCTCCATAATTCTGGAGATGATAGGGTTGACAAAGTTTACTCCTTTACTTTCAATAATTTCAAAAGGAATATTTCCCTGGAAGAGGTGGCCAATTTGGTTCACCTTAATCCAACGGCATTTTGCAGGTATTTTAAGAAAGCAACCCAAAAGCCTTATTCCCGGTTCTTAAATGAAATCAGGATAGGATTTGCTTGTAAGTTGTTGATGGAAGAAAAAAGGAATATATCAGAAGTTGGTTTTGAATGTGGTTTTAATAATCTTTCCAACTTCAACAGGCAGTTTAAAAATGTCATGGACATATCTCCATCAGAATATGTGAAAAAGCATAAAATCCATCAATAA
- a CDS encoding enolase C-terminal domain-like protein, giving the protein MKLSQRTWALINSDSQIRWLGPKKGVIHLAAGALINAVWDLYAKAKQKPLWRLLGEMSPEQLLSCIDFSYITEVLTKEEGWKHIKMKVGSNLQDDLRKAAIIREEIGDEMYLMMDANQRWEVDEAIENLKALAQFKPLWIEEPTRPDDIFGHKTISDAVKPILVATREHGQNRVIFKQLIKAGALQICQIDSCPVTGVNENLAIMLIAKKNNVPICPHVGVGLCEYVQPLSMLDFIFISGTMENRVIEYVGHLHEHFIDPVKIKNGKYQVPTFPGYSIKMKPQSLKAYDFNHGQVLLEEIHLNSPN; this is encoded by the coding sequence TTGAAGCTATCACAGCGTACATGGGCGCTCATCAATAGTGACAGCCAAATCAGATGGCTTGGCCCTAAAAAAGGTGTGATTCACCTTGCCGCAGGAGCACTCATCAATGCAGTATGGGATCTCTACGCCAAAGCTAAGCAAAAACCCCTTTGGAGATTGTTGGGGGAAATGTCCCCTGAACAACTTCTTTCCTGCATAGATTTCAGCTATATCACCGAAGTACTTACCAAGGAAGAGGGCTGGAAGCATATCAAAATGAAAGTGGGCTCCAATCTTCAGGACGATTTAAGAAAGGCAGCGATTATCCGGGAAGAAATAGGAGATGAAATGTACCTGATGATGGATGCCAATCAAAGGTGGGAAGTTGATGAAGCCATTGAAAACTTGAAAGCCCTGGCCCAGTTCAAGCCTTTGTGGATAGAAGAACCTACAAGGCCGGATGATATTTTTGGCCATAAAACGATCAGCGATGCTGTAAAGCCAATTTTGGTGGCGACTCGTGAACACGGTCAAAATCGGGTGATCTTTAAACAATTGATAAAGGCTGGTGCTTTACAAATTTGTCAAATTGATAGTTGCCCCGTGACTGGAGTAAATGAAAACCTTGCCATAATGCTTATCGCCAAAAAAAATAATGTCCCTATTTGCCCTCATGTTGGTGTAGGTCTTTGCGAATATGTTCAACCTCTTTCAATGTTGGATTTTATCTTTATTAGCGGGACTATGGAAAACCGGGTGATTGAATATGTGGGTCATTTGCACGAACATTTCATTGATCCTGTAAAAATAAAAAATGGAAAGTATCAAGTCCCTACTTTTCCCGGCTACAGTATTAAAATGAAACCCCAATCTCTTAAAGCTTACGATTTTAATCATGGACAGGTATTGTTGGAGGAAATTCATTTAAATTCTCCAAATTGA
- a CDS encoding SDR family NAD(P)-dependent oxidoreductase — protein sequence MQNKTILITGGASGIGLAMTTKFAEKGGQVYFIDFDQKAGEKVQEELTAKGLKVSFLQGDVSKTAAVKSLVESIPENLDVLINNAGISHVGNLENTKEEDFDRLYEVNVKGIYNCTLAALPKMKEKGGSIINMASVASTMGLADRFAYSMTKGAVLSMTLSIARDYVDYNIRCNAISPGRVHTPFVDGFLAKNYPGKEKEMFDKLAATQPIGRMGKPEEIASMALYLASDEASFLTGGNYPIDGGFLNLKT from the coding sequence ATGCAAAATAAAACCATTTTAATAACCGGAGGGGCTAGCGGAATTGGCCTGGCCATGACCACAAAATTTGCCGAAAAGGGTGGTCAAGTTTATTTTATAGATTTTGACCAAAAAGCTGGGGAAAAAGTGCAGGAAGAATTAACAGCAAAGGGTCTTAAAGTCAGTTTTTTACAAGGAGATGTTTCCAAAACAGCAGCTGTAAAATCTTTAGTGGAAAGTATCCCCGAAAATTTGGATGTATTGATCAATAATGCGGGAATTTCTCATGTAGGGAACCTTGAAAATACCAAGGAGGAAGATTTTGACAGGCTGTACGAAGTGAATGTTAAAGGGATTTATAATTGTACCTTGGCTGCCTTGCCAAAAATGAAAGAAAAGGGCGGTTCTATCATCAATATGGCTTCGGTAGCATCCACCATGGGCTTGGCAGACCGTTTTGCCTATTCCATGACCAAAGGTGCGGTGCTTTCCATGACCCTTTCTATTGCAAGGGATTATGTGGATTATAATATCCGTTGCAATGCTATATCTCCTGGAAGGGTGCATACCCCATTTGTGGATGGATTTTTAGCCAAAAACTATCCAGGAAAAGAAAAGGAAATGTTTGATAAACTAGCCGCCACACAACCAATTGGTAGAATGGGCAAACCAGAGGAAATTGCAAGCATGGCCCTTTACCTTGCCTCTGACGAAGCCAGCTTCCTAACCGGAGGAAATTATCCCATAGATGGTGGTTTCTTAAATTTAAAAACTTAA
- a CDS encoding fumarylacetoacetate hydrolase family protein has protein sequence MKLLRFGNTGEEKPGIEKTDGTWIDCSAFGEDWTEDFLDKDGLKRLSAWLKDHEGECPEVNKETRLGPPIKRPSKIICIGLNYSLHAKESGMEVPKQPVIFMKATSSLTGPNDNIIIPRGSEKTDWEVELAVMIGKRASYVDKKDAMDYVAGYCLLNDVSERDYQLNHGGQWVKGKSNDTFSPLGPYLVTKDEIKDPHNLRLWLKRNGEMLQDSNTSDLVFDIPTLVSHLSNYMTLLPGDIISTGTPAGVGLGLNPPTFLKEGDEVELGIDGLGTSKQVAVNYKG, from the coding sequence ATGAAATTATTAAGATTTGGAAATACCGGTGAAGAAAAGCCCGGAATAGAAAAAACAGACGGAACTTGGATTGATTGTAGTGCTTTTGGAGAAGATTGGACGGAAGATTTTTTAGATAAGGATGGTTTAAAAAGATTATCAGCCTGGTTAAAAGATCATGAAGGAGAATGCCCCGAAGTAAATAAGGAAACTCGACTCGGCCCTCCTATCAAGCGACCTTCCAAAATCATATGCATAGGTTTGAACTATTCGCTTCATGCCAAAGAAAGTGGTATGGAAGTGCCTAAACAACCGGTAATATTTATGAAAGCCACATCATCTCTTACCGGTCCCAATGACAATATCATCATTCCAAGAGGGTCAGAAAAGACGGATTGGGAAGTGGAGTTGGCCGTTATGATAGGAAAAAGAGCAAGCTATGTGGATAAAAAAGATGCCATGGACTATGTGGCTGGATATTGCTTATTGAATGATGTTTCAGAAAGAGATTATCAACTTAACCATGGTGGGCAATGGGTAAAAGGAAAAAGCAATGATACCTTCTCCCCGCTTGGCCCCTATTTGGTGACCAAAGATGAAATAAAAGATCCTCATAATTTAAGACTGTGGCTAAAAAGAAACGGAGAAATGCTGCAAGATAGCAATACTTCTGACCTGGTTTTTGACATCCCAACTTTAGTCAGTCATCTAAGCAATTATATGACCTTGTTACCTGGTGATATTATTTCCACAGGTACCCCAGCTGGCGTTGGTCTTGGCCTGAATCCACCGACTTTCCTCAAAGAAGGGGACGAAGTGGAATTAGGCATTGATGGATTAGGTACTTCCAAACAAGTAGCTGTTAATTACAAAGGTTAA
- a CDS encoding amidohydrolase family protein, translated as MKIDAHQHFWEYEPVKHEWIDQSMSKIQKDFLPSDLKPLLDKEGIDGSVVVQADESLSENEFLLRLAQENPWIKKVVGWVDLSSKGVQKDLENYKQEENMAGFRMILQGQPPELMEQKDFREGLTKLGKLDYTYDILIFPHHLEAAIDLVKSFPNQPFVIDHLAKPYIKDGKIDEWAKQMKIMGSFDNVNCKVSGMVTEANWDNWKKEDFKPYMEVALEAFGSKKLMFGSDWPVALVASTYPSNIEIVRNFIQSLSQEEQEDIIGKTAAKFYGIS; from the coding sequence ATGAAAATAGACGCCCACCAGCATTTTTGGGAATACGAACCCGTAAAGCATGAATGGATTGACCAAAGTATGTCAAAGATCCAAAAGGATTTTCTCCCCTCTGATTTAAAACCTCTTTTGGATAAGGAAGGAATTGATGGATCTGTTGTCGTTCAGGCTGATGAATCTTTGAGTGAAAATGAATTTTTGCTTAGGCTAGCCCAGGAAAATCCATGGATCAAAAAAGTTGTAGGCTGGGTTGACTTAAGTTCAAAGGGTGTTCAAAAGGATCTGGAGAATTATAAGCAGGAAGAAAATATGGCCGGCTTCCGAATGATTTTACAAGGTCAACCTCCTGAATTGATGGAGCAAAAGGATTTTAGAGAAGGTTTGACCAAATTGGGTAAATTGGATTACACTTATGACATTTTGATTTTCCCGCACCATTTGGAAGCAGCAATTGATCTGGTCAAAAGTTTCCCCAACCAGCCTTTTGTGATTGACCACTTGGCCAAACCTTATATCAAAGATGGAAAGATAGATGAATGGGCCAAACAGATGAAAATAATGGGCTCATTTGATAACGTCAATTGCAAAGTTTCAGGGATGGTTACTGAAGCCAATTGGGATAATTGGAAAAAAGAGGATTTCAAGCCCTATATGGAAGTTGCATTAGAAGCATTTGGCAGCAAAAAATTGATGTTTGGATCCGATTGGCCGGTGGCTTTGGTAGCATCTACTTATCCGTCAAATATTGAAATAGTCCGGAACTTTATCCAATCATTGAGTCAGGAAGAACAAGAAGATATCATAGGCAAAACTGCAGCTAAATTTTATGGCATTTCTTAG
- a CDS encoding L-rhamnose mutarotase has product MSKKYALTLDLKDDPQLIKEYEAYHQKVWPEILESIKNAGIQNMEIFRWKTRLFMLIEADEGFSFEKKAQMDADNPKVQEWENLMWKYQKGLPGVPEGEKWQIMDRIF; this is encoded by the coding sequence ATGTCCAAAAAATACGCTCTTACATTAGATTTGAAAGATGACCCTCAATTGATTAAAGAATATGAGGCATATCATCAAAAAGTCTGGCCTGAAATACTAGAAAGTATTAAAAATGCAGGTATACAAAATATGGAAATTTTCCGCTGGAAAACGAGATTATTCATGTTAATCGAGGCCGATGAAGGATTTTCCTTTGAAAAGAAAGCCCAGATGGATGCTGACAATCCTAAAGTCCAGGAATGGGAAAATTTGATGTGGAAATATCAAAAGGGGCTCCCAGGAGTACCTGAAGGCGAAAAATGGCAAATAATGGATAGGATTTTTTAG